One Indicator indicator isolate 239-I01 chromosome 9, UM_Iind_1.1, whole genome shotgun sequence genomic window carries:
- the STMN4 gene encoding stathmin-4 isoform X4: MTLAAYKEKMKELPLVSLFCSCFLSDPLNKPAYTYEDTVDLTWCVISDMEVIELNKRASGQSFEVILKPPSFDGIPEFNASLPRRRDPSLEEIQKKLEAAEERRKYQEAELLKHLAEKREHEREVIQKAIEENNNFIKMAKEKLAQKMESNKENREAHLAAMLERLQEKDKHAEEVRKNKELKEEASR; this comes from the exons ATGACTCTGGCTG CATACAAGGAGAAGATGAAGGAGCTGCCTCTCGTCTCCCTCTTTTGCTCCTGTTTCCTCTCGGACCCCCTGAACAAGCCAGCGTACACATATGAAG ACACGGTAGACCTGACCTGGTGTGTCATCTCTGACATGGAAGTCATCGAGCTCAACAAGCGTGCCTCAGGGCAGTCATTCGAGGTCATCCTCAAGCCCCCATCGTTCGATGGCATCCCCGAGTTCAACGCCTCCCTGCCCCGGCGGCGGGACCCGTCCCTGGAGGAGATACAGAAgaagctggaggcagcagaggagaggaggaag taccaagaggctgagctgctgaagcacCTGGCAGAGAAGCGGGAACATGAGCGGGAGGTCATCCAGAAGGCCATCGAGGAGAACAACAACTTCATTAAAATGGCCAAAGAGAAGCTGGCACAGAAGATGGAGTCCAACAAGGAGAACCGCGAGGCCCACTTAGCAGCCATGCTGGAGCGCTTGCAGGAGAAG GACAAACACGCGGAAGAAGTGAGGAAAAACaaggagctgaaggaagaagcCTCCAGATAA
- the LOC128968794 gene encoding angiopoietin-related protein 7-like — protein MMRQVASSVGPILTCLMKACPSTGSAEVGLLPLVLLATLSSLSLQKSLPAAYRAQEGAQESTGLIQCGEYSNQVLPNGRCKIVATLPQGDERRCPDMFRCTDEVSYWLHENEERKQQILELRELISELQEELRNHRHRIKVLELQHEEAAGRNHSLAQRVQDLEHRYSEASTLQHIQATLLYDMQAQINNISVLADWAWRNPACLGPAEMRLQEEMHHPEVKHGRNCPIDCASVYYNGLRRSGIYSIMPSVGGMPIEVLCEMDTEGGGWTVIQRRQDGSVDFNRTWNEYKEGFGDLNGEFWLGNENIHKLTSQGDYSLRIDLEDWNSKHKHAFYQVFSVEDEENYYRLHVDGFSGTVEDSFAWYHNKRSFSTPDSGNICAEISHGGWWYHQCFFSNLNGVYYKGGRYSIKSRKLLGPDGVVWYSWKDTDYYSLRKVVMMIRPRTFQPHLSP, from the exons ATGATGAGACAGGTGGCATCATCCGTAGGGCCCATCCTCACCTGCCTGATGAAGGCTTGTCCCAGCACTGGCTCTGCTGAGGTGGGTTTGCTGCCCCTCGTCCTCCTGGCCACGCTGAGCAGCCTCTCACTGCAGaaatccctgcctgcagcctacAGAGCCCAGGAAGGTGCCCAGGAGAGCACAGGCTTGATCCAGTGCGGGGAGTACAGCAACCAGGTGCTGCCCAACGGCCGCTGTAAGATCGTGGCCACGCTGCCGCAGGGGGACGAGCGGAGGTGCCCGGACATGTTTCGCTGCACCGACGAGGTGTCCTACTGGCTCCACGAGAACgaggagaggaagcagcagaTCCTGGAGCTGCGGGAGCTCATTtcggagctgcaggaggagctgaggaacCACCGGCACCGCATCAAAGTCCTCGAGCTCCAG cacgaGGAGGCAGCCGGCCGGAACCACAGCTTGGCCCAGCGGGTGCAGGACCTGGAGCACCGGTACAGCGAggccagcaccctgcagcacaTCCAGGCCACGCTGCTCTACGACATGCAGGCACAGATCAACAACATCTCCGTCCTCGCCGACTGGGCCTGGCGCAACCCCGCCTGCCTCGGCCCCGCCGAGATGAGGCTGCAAGAGGAGATGCACCACCCAG AGGTGAAGCATGGCAGGAACTGCCCCATTGACTGTGCTTCTGTTTACTACAACGGGCTCCGGCGCTCTGGCATCTACAGCATCATGCCTTCGGTTGGAGGGATGCCTATTGAGGTCCTGTGTGAGATGGACACTGAAG GTGGAGGCTGGACAGTCATCCAGAGGCGTCAGGATGGCTCAGTTGACTTCAACCGGACCTGGAATGAGTACAAGGAGGGCTTTGGAGACCTTAATGGTGAATTCTGGCTGGGCAATGAGAACATCCACAAGCTGACCAGCCAAGGGGACTACTCTCTGCGCATCGACCTGGAGGACTGGAACAGCAAGCATAAGCATGCCTTCTACCAGGTCTTCAG CGTTGAGGACGAGGAGAACTATTACCGCCTGCACGTGGATGGCTTCAGTGGCACCGTGGAGGATTCCTTTGCCTGGTACCACAACAAGAGGAGCTTCAGCACCCCTGACTCAGGGAACATCTGTGCTGAGATCTCCCATGGAGGCTGGTGGTACCACCAGTGCTTTTTCTCCAACCTCAATGGGGTGTACTACAAG GGTGGCAGGTACTCCATCAAAAGCCGCAAGCTGCTGGGGCCGGACGGGGTTGTGTGGTACTCCTGGAAGGACACAGACTACTACTCCCTGAGGAAGGTGGTGATGATGATCCGACCAcgcactttccagccccacctctcCCCGTGA
- the STMN4 gene encoding stathmin-4 isoform X2, producing the protein MTLAAYKEKMKELPLVSLFCSCFLSDPLNKPAYTYEADTVDLTWCVISDMEVIELNKRASGQSFEVILKPPSFDGIPEFNASLPRRRDPSLEEIQKKLEAAEERRKYQEAELLKHLAEKREHEREVIQKAIEENNNFIKMAKEKLAQKMESNKENREAHLAAMLERLQEKVCSQPQHGRSHPHHLQLPPKHPFCKELAQCPSPNASASLGSEAESTR; encoded by the exons ATGACTCTGGCTG CATACAAGGAGAAGATGAAGGAGCTGCCTCTCGTCTCCCTCTTTTGCTCCTGTTTCCTCTCGGACCCCCTGAACAAGCCAGCGTACACATATGAAG CAGACACGGTAGACCTGACCTGGTGTGTCATCTCTGACATGGAAGTCATCGAGCTCAACAAGCGTGCCTCAGGGCAGTCATTCGAGGTCATCCTCAAGCCCCCATCGTTCGATGGCATCCCCGAGTTCAACGCCTCCCTGCCCCGGCGGCGGGACCCGTCCCTGGAGGAGATACAGAAgaagctggaggcagcagaggagaggaggaag taccaagaggctgagctgctgaagcacCTGGCAGAGAAGCGGGAACATGAGCGGGAGGTCATCCAGAAGGCCATCGAGGAGAACAACAACTTCATTAAAATGGCCAAAGAGAAGCTGGCACAGAAGATGGAGTCCAACAAGGAGAACCGCGAGGCCCACTTAGCAGCCATGCTGGAGCGCTTGCAGGAGAAG GTCTGTTCCCAACCTCAGCATGGAAGGTCCCACCCTcaccacctccagctccctccaaAACATCCCTTCTGCAAGGAGCTCGCCCAGTGCCCTTCACCAAACGCCTCAGCTAGCCTTGGGTCAGAGGCAGAGAGCACCAGATAA
- the STMN4 gene encoding stathmin-4 isoform X1 encodes MTLAAYKEKMKELPLVSLFCSCFLSDPLNKPAYTYEADTVDLTWCVISDMEVIELNKRASGQSFEVILKPPSFDGIPEFNASLPRRRDPSLEEIQKKLEAAEERRKYQEAELLKHLAEKREHEREVIQKAIEENNNFIKMAKEKLAQKMESNKENREAHLAAMLERLQEKQVCSQPQHGRSHPHHLQLPPKHPFCKELAQCPSPNASASLGSEAESTR; translated from the exons ATGACTCTGGCTG CATACAAGGAGAAGATGAAGGAGCTGCCTCTCGTCTCCCTCTTTTGCTCCTGTTTCCTCTCGGACCCCCTGAACAAGCCAGCGTACACATATGAAG CAGACACGGTAGACCTGACCTGGTGTGTCATCTCTGACATGGAAGTCATCGAGCTCAACAAGCGTGCCTCAGGGCAGTCATTCGAGGTCATCCTCAAGCCCCCATCGTTCGATGGCATCCCCGAGTTCAACGCCTCCCTGCCCCGGCGGCGGGACCCGTCCCTGGAGGAGATACAGAAgaagctggaggcagcagaggagaggaggaag taccaagaggctgagctgctgaagcacCTGGCAGAGAAGCGGGAACATGAGCGGGAGGTCATCCAGAAGGCCATCGAGGAGAACAACAACTTCATTAAAATGGCCAAAGAGAAGCTGGCACAGAAGATGGAGTCCAACAAGGAGAACCGCGAGGCCCACTTAGCAGCCATGCTGGAGCGCTTGCAGGAGAAG CAGGTCTGTTCCCAACCTCAGCATGGAAGGTCCCACCCTcaccacctccagctccctccaaAACATCCCTTCTGCAAGGAGCTCGCCCAGTGCCCTTCACCAAACGCCTCAGCTAGCCTTGGGTCAGAGGCAGAGAGCACCAGATAA
- the STMN4 gene encoding stathmin-4 isoform X3 — MTLAAYKEKMKELPLVSLFCSCFLSDPLNKPAYTYEADTVDLTWCVISDMEVIELNKRASGQSFEVILKPPSFDGIPEFNASLPRRRDPSLEEIQKKLEAAEERRKYQEAELLKHLAEKREHEREVIQKAIEENNNFIKMAKEKLAQKMESNKENREAHLAAMLERLQEKDKHAEEVRKNKELKEEASR; from the exons ATGACTCTGGCTG CATACAAGGAGAAGATGAAGGAGCTGCCTCTCGTCTCCCTCTTTTGCTCCTGTTTCCTCTCGGACCCCCTGAACAAGCCAGCGTACACATATGAAG CAGACACGGTAGACCTGACCTGGTGTGTCATCTCTGACATGGAAGTCATCGAGCTCAACAAGCGTGCCTCAGGGCAGTCATTCGAGGTCATCCTCAAGCCCCCATCGTTCGATGGCATCCCCGAGTTCAACGCCTCCCTGCCCCGGCGGCGGGACCCGTCCCTGGAGGAGATACAGAAgaagctggaggcagcagaggagaggaggaag taccaagaggctgagctgctgaagcacCTGGCAGAGAAGCGGGAACATGAGCGGGAGGTCATCCAGAAGGCCATCGAGGAGAACAACAACTTCATTAAAATGGCCAAAGAGAAGCTGGCACAGAAGATGGAGTCCAACAAGGAGAACCGCGAGGCCCACTTAGCAGCCATGCTGGAGCGCTTGCAGGAGAAG GACAAACACGCGGAAGAAGTGAGGAAAAACaaggagctgaaggaagaagcCTCCAGATAA